A stretch of Paenibacillus peoriae DNA encodes these proteins:
- a CDS encoding PLP-dependent aminotransferase family protein, producing the protein MKKYVSILLDIELKIREGQYKSGYKLPSVREASELYRCSKSTILRAYSELEKKHAIYSIPQSGYYVVENSGDLHHNHMQDSVDFASASPDLNVFPYLDFQHCLNQAIDTYKYHLFTYGDSQGLETLRHTLVSHLANTQVFAKMDRIIVTSGVQQALEILAKMPFPNGKEKVLVEQPSYDIYLRFLEEENIPVSTIVRTAKGMDFHELENQFKNESIKFFYTMSRYHNPLGISYNTEERKAIAALAAKYDVYIVEDDYMADLGADHLFDPIYAYDHSDHVIYLKSFSKIIFPGLRLGVAVLPEVLLKTFNAYKRYVDTSMLSQAALDIYIKNGMYERHKHTICKLYSERIRTLNKAVERYNQAGYVQTSAVTSGVYMQFKLPRTVNLERLVQCLSARNIQVVAGKGFYLSGYREQEKFLRISISRAQLDQIDGGVKAIVEEVSKGNWY; encoded by the coding sequence GTGAAAAAATATGTATCAATTTTATTGGATATAGAGCTTAAAATTCGCGAGGGACAATATAAATCAGGTTACAAGCTACCGTCGGTCCGTGAGGCTTCAGAATTATATAGATGCAGCAAAAGCACGATTCTGCGGGCATATTCTGAACTTGAAAAGAAACACGCCATCTATTCCATACCGCAAAGTGGATACTATGTAGTGGAAAATTCGGGCGATTTACACCATAATCATATGCAAGACTCCGTTGATTTTGCTTCGGCCTCCCCGGATTTAAATGTATTCCCTTATCTGGATTTCCAACATTGTTTGAATCAGGCTATTGATACCTACAAATATCATCTATTCACTTATGGCGATTCGCAAGGACTGGAAACACTGCGTCATACGTTGGTTTCCCATTTGGCTAATACTCAGGTGTTTGCAAAAATGGATCGGATTATCGTTACTTCGGGTGTTCAGCAGGCATTGGAGATACTCGCTAAAATGCCGTTTCCCAATGGCAAAGAAAAGGTTTTGGTCGAGCAGCCAAGTTACGATATTTATTTGCGATTTCTGGAGGAAGAGAACATACCCGTCAGTACCATCGTCCGGACAGCGAAAGGTATGGATTTTCACGAATTGGAGAATCAATTTAAGAACGAGAGCATCAAGTTTTTTTATACCATGTCAAGATATCATAATCCATTAGGGATCTCATATAACACAGAGGAGCGAAAAGCGATAGCTGCCTTAGCCGCCAAATATGATGTGTACATCGTAGAAGATGACTATATGGCAGATTTGGGGGCCGATCATCTTTTTGATCCCATTTATGCATACGACCATTCGGACCATGTTATTTATTTGAAAAGCTTCTCGAAAATCATTTTCCCAGGCTTGCGATTAGGAGTTGCGGTATTGCCAGAAGTCCTATTAAAGACGTTTAACGCTTATAAAAGATATGTCGACACATCTATGTTGTCTCAGGCGGCGCTTGATATTTATATTAAAAATGGAATGTATGAACGCCACAAGCACACGATATGTAAACTGTATTCGGAGCGCATTCGTACTCTGAACAAGGCCGTGGAACGATACAATCAGGCCGGATACGTTCAGACTTCAGCTGTAACCTCAGGAGTTTATATGCAGTTTAAACTGCCTCGGACAGTGAATTTGGAACGCTTGGTACAGTGTCTTTCTGCGAGGAACATCCAGGTTGTAGCTGGCAAAGGTTTTTATTTATCAGGCTATAGGGAACAAGAGAAGTTTTTGCGCATAAGTATTTCGCGCGCGCAGCTGGATCAAATTGATGGAGGGGTGAAAGCCATTGTAGAGGAAGTTAGTAAGGGAAACTGGTATTAA
- a CDS encoding GatB/YqeY domain-containing protein, which yields MNLSERLNEDMKQAMKSKDKFKLSTIRMVRSTIKNLEIDLKRDLDDNEVLDILSREIKQRKDALHEFEKAGRDELATSTKAEIEIIAQYLPEQLSEEEIKVIVQQTIQETGASSKAEMGKVMTALMPKVKGRADGKLVNQAVQQFLQ from the coding sequence ATGAATTTGAGCGAACGATTGAACGAAGATATGAAGCAAGCAATGAAGAGTAAGGACAAGTTCAAACTCTCCACCATTCGAATGGTTCGTTCTACGATTAAAAATCTTGAAATAGATTTGAAACGGGATTTGGACGACAACGAAGTGCTTGATATTCTGAGTCGTGAGATCAAACAGCGAAAAGATGCCCTCCATGAATTTGAAAAAGCCGGTCGTGATGAACTTGCGACAAGCACTAAAGCAGAAATAGAGATCATCGCTCAGTACCTTCCCGAACAACTTTCTGAGGAAGAAATTAAAGTTATTGTACAGCAGACCATCCAGGAAACCGGTGCTTCTTCGAAAGCCGAGATGGGGAAAGTAATGACGGCCTTGATGCCTAAGGTAAAAGGCCGCGCTGACGGTAAGCTCGTGAACCAAGCGGTTCAGCAATTTCTGCAATAA
- the rpsU gene encoding 30S ribosomal protein S21 yields MSETKVRKNETIDAALRRFKRSIAKDGVLAEVKKRKHYEKPSVKRKKKSEAARKRKF; encoded by the coding sequence GTGTCTGAAACTAAAGTTCGCAAAAACGAGACAATTGATGCTGCACTTCGTCGCTTTAAACGTTCCATTGCTAAGGATGGCGTATTGGCTGAGGTGAAGAAACGCAAGCATTATGAAAAGCCAAGCGTAAAGCGCAAGAAAAAGTCCGAGGCTGCTCGTAAGAGAAAGTTCTAG
- a CDS encoding histidine triad nucleotide-binding protein, which yields MDDLFLKIVDGTIPSKKVLETDNVLAFHDIQPAAPVHVLIIPKKYIPSMNAVTEEDLPLIAEIHRVAVEVAKKLGIAESGYRLINNCGPDSGQAVGHLHYHLLGGAKLGALTGISDSHS from the coding sequence ATGGACGATCTGTTTTTGAAAATTGTGGATGGAACCATCCCCAGCAAGAAGGTGTTGGAAACCGACAATGTGCTCGCATTTCATGACATCCAGCCTGCGGCGCCAGTACACGTGCTCATTATTCCCAAAAAATATATTCCTTCAATGAACGCTGTGACGGAGGAGGATCTTCCTCTTATCGCGGAGATTCATCGTGTTGCGGTTGAGGTTGCAAAAAAGTTAGGAATCGCCGAGTCTGGTTATCGGTTGATTAACAACTGTGGCCCGGATAGTGGACAAGCGGTGGGGCATCTGCATTATCACTTACTGGGCGGCGCCAAATTGGGTGCCCTGACAGGTATTTCGGACTCACATTCTTAA